CAAGGGCACGAAGGGCAAGCCTTCCCTGAAGCAGCAGGTGGAGAAGCTCGTCTCCATCCCGTCGGACATGATTCTCGCGCCCCAGGTGGAGGCGCCGCGCCAGCTCACGGGGAGAGATCAGTCGCGCTCGAACCGGAGCGTCCAGGAGCTGTCCTGGGCGGAGTTCGACCGCGCGGTGCAGACGCTCGCGCGCACCATCAGCCAGTCCTTCAAGCCCCAGGCGGTGGTGGGCGTGGCGCACGGCGGGGTGTTCGTGGGCGGGGCGCTGTCCAGCGCGCTCGGCTGTGACTTCTACCCGGTGCGCATCAGCCGCCGCAGCCGGGACAAGGGCGCGGCCAAGCCGAAGCTGAGCGGGGAGATGCCGCGCGAGCTCAAGGGCAAGCGCGTGCTCATCGTGGACGACGTCGTCTCCAGTGGCGACACGCTGGAGCTGGCCACCGCGCTGGCCCAGAAGGTGGGGGCCAAGGAGGTGAACACCGCCTCGTTGGTGGCGCGGCCCGGGGGCTTCACCCCGAGCTTCTGCGCGCTGCCCACCGACGCGCTCGTCGTGTTCCCGTGGGACTACGAGGCCGTCACCGAGGACGGACGCTTCGACGTGGATCCGGACAAGGCGGGCGCCTAGCCGGGAGGGAGAGCCAGGGGCGAGATGATCATCGGCACCGCGGGGCACATCGATCACGGCAAGACGTCACTGGTCAAGGCGCTCACCGGTATCGACACCGACAGGCTCAAGGAGGAGAAGCGCCGCGGCATCACGCTGGAGCTGGGCTTCGCGCACCTGAAGCTCGACGATGGCACGGTGGCGGGCGTGGTGGACGTGCCCGGCCACGAGCGCTTCGTGAAGGCGATGGTGGCGGGCGCGGGCGGGGTGGACCTGGCGGTGCTGGTGGTGGCGGCGGACGAGGGCGTCATGCCCCAGACGCGCGAGCACCTGGACATCTGCCGGCTGCTCGGCGTGAAGGCCGGAGTCATCGCGCTCACCAAGTCGGACCTGCTGGCGGAGCTGGGCGCCGAGTGGCGCGCGCTGGTGGAGGCGGACCTGGCCACGCTGGTGGGAGGCACCTTCCTGGAGGGGGC
The sequence above is drawn from the Archangium gephyra genome and encodes:
- a CDS encoding phosphoribosyltransferase, whose amino-acid sequence is MAIKRATPTKAPPIKATPKGTKGKPSLKQQVEKLVSIPSDMILAPQVEAPRQLTGRDQSRSNRSVQELSWAEFDRAVQTLARTISQSFKPQAVVGVAHGGVFVGGALSSALGCDFYPVRISRRSRDKGAAKPKLSGEMPRELKGKRVLIVDDVVSSGDTLELATALAQKVGAKEVNTASLVARPGGFTPSFCALPTDALVVFPWDYEAVTEDGRFDVDPDKAGA